CACGCAGCTTGTTCGCCAGGATCTGCGAGCCCGTGGCGAGGGCGACGGTCAGGGCGATACCCAGGAGGATGTCCTCGCCGGTCATAGCGGTTGTCCTCCTCTTGACTCTCAGGCCGGTGGGATTCAACCGCGTCCGCACGTCCCATGGCCGCCGATCCCAGCCGGACACGGATCCCACCACCCCATCGGCCCCACCGAGGCCCCGGAGGCCTTGAGCGGACTGCTCGTCGGCCGGAGGCGGGGCGAAAACAGGGCTCACATTGGCCTAGACCTGACAAGCGGACCCGGCTAGGCTCTGCCGCGCCACATCTGAGAGCGCTCTCACCCATCCGCTGTTCCACCCCCACTTCCTGGAACGACGAAGGGCAACTCCCATGAGACGCACAAGGTTCAAGCACGTCTGCCTGGCCGCGCTCCTCACCCTGGCCGGGCTCGGTGGCGCGGGCACGCTGCCCGCGGCGGCGAGCGGGGGCGGTGCCACGGCCTCCTCCCCGTCGGCCGCCGACGCCGCCCCCGCCTCCGCCGCACTGCTCGACGGCATGCGGAAGGAGTTCGGGCTCACGAAGGAGCAGGCGGTGGCCCGGCTCGAGGCCGAACGCGACGCCACCGCGCTCGAACCGAGGGCGCGCCGCACGGCGGGGACTGCGTACGCCGGGTCCTGGTTCGACGCCGCCGACGGCCGTCTCACGGTGGCCGTCACCTCAAAGAGTTCGCAGGCCACGCGCGCGGCGATTCGCGCCGAGGGCGCAGGCGTCCGGGTCGTCGAGCACAGCGCACGGGTGCTGGACGCGGCGAAGTCACGCATCGACCGGCTCTCCGCCCCCTCGGGGGTGAGTGGTTGGCACGTCGACGCGGCGACGAACACCGTGGTGGTCACGGTCGTCCGGGGCGAGGACTCCGACAACGATGTCCAGCGATTCCTGGCGCAGGCCCGTGCCGCCGGTCCCGTCAGCGTCGAGACGGTCGCCGCGACCCCGCGCACCTTCGCGGCGGGCACGGTCGGCGGCGACCCCTACTACACGGGCAACGTCCGCTGCTCGATCGGCTTCTCGGTCCACGGCGGGTTCGTCACCGCCGGTCACTGCGGCCAGGCCGGTGCGGGTGTCCGGGGCTGGGACGGCTCGTACATCGGCAACTTCCAGGGCTCATCGTTCCCCGACAACGACTACGCCTGGGTCAACGTGGGCAGCGGCTGGTGGACGGTGCCGGTCGTGCTCGGCTGGGGCACGGTCTCCGACCAGTTGGTGCGCGGCTCGGCCGAGGCACCGGTGGGCGCCTCCGTCTGCCGGTCCGGGTCGACCACGCACTGGCACTGCGGCACGGTGCTGGCGAAGAACGAGACCGTCAACTACAGCCAGGGGGCCGTGCACCAGATGACGAAGACGAGCGTCTGCGCCGAAGGGGGCGACTCCGGCGGCTCGTTCATCAGCGGCGACCAGGCACAGGGCGTCACCTCCGGCGGCTGGGGCAACTGCACCGGCGGCGGCGAGACGTGGTTCCAGCCGGTGAACGAGATCCTCAGCCGCTACGGGCTCACCCTCCACACCTACTGACCGCGAAAGGAGAAGGACGGCCTGAGGGGTTCCGTGCCTCCGGCGTACACCCGGTGCGCGTCCGGTGTGCGTCCGGTGTGCGTCCGGTGTGCGTCCGGCGTGCGGAGCCCCTCCTGGACCGCTCGGACAGGGAGCGGACGCCATGCCCGGGGCGGTCACCATCGCCCGTTGACGTGGTCCGACGACCCCCAGGAGTACGGCAGTTGAACACTTCGCGTGCCGCCTGTCGGGCCGTCGGAGCGTCCTTACGCTGACGCGCGTGCGAGAACAGCGGCAGGCGGGCGACGACCGTCATGGCAGTGCCCTCGAGCGGTCCCCGCGGGCGACCCGGGCGCCCCACGTGGCCGGTCGGAGCAGTGGCCCGAATCCCCTGCTGGGGCTTCAGCAGACCGCGGGCAACGCGGCGACCGTCGCCGCGCTGAACGCGGCCGGCCCGTCCACCGTCCGGCGCAGGCCCCCGCAGGTACCGCCCGCCATCGAGGAGGTCGGGGACGACGCCCTCGAACTCCCGTCGTATCTACGGGACATGGAGGCGGCGGGGCTGTCCACGGCGTACGGGCTCACCGGCCACGAGTTCGTCACCACCACGCTGGCCGATGTCGTCGGGCGGCGCGACGGTGTGGTCGCCGAGATCGCCGCGGAGCTCGCCGGGCGTCCCGAGTCCTTCTACGGGCGCGGCCGGGCCTTCGCCGTCACCGGGGTGCGGGGTACGGACCGTTACGACGTCACGGTGAGCGTCTCGCCCGCCGACGACGACCGTCCCGGCGTCTTCTCCGCCGCGGGTCCGGACAGCGAGGGCGCGGCCACCAAGGTCGACGTGCAGCACAACTCGGCCGCCACCGTGGCGCAGAGTACGAGCGGATCCGCGTCGAAGGGCGTGGCGTTCACCGGGTTCGGGCTGGCCCCGGTCGCGCCCGGCGTCTGGGTCGGCGGGGCGGCCACCGTCAATGCCCAGCCGTTCCAGTCGTCGCGGGACTCCCGCACCCAGCGGAACATGGCGGAGCCGCGGGTTCTGCGCAGTGACAAGGGGTCGGTCGAGGTATCGCGCCGGGTCCGCTACAACGTGCGGATCATGAAGGACGGCGAGCGCTCGGCCCGGAACGCCGGTGGGGCCGGCGCTCTGACGATGCGGGTGCCGGTGGAGCATCTGGTGCCGACGGCCGCCGGGCCGCTGCCCCGTCCGCGTCCGGTGGCCCCCGAGACAGCCCGGGCCGTGTCGCTGGCCGATTCCATGGCCCCGCTCGCCGTCTCGGACCGGGCCGCGCCGCACCAGGGCGGCGGCGGTCTCTTCGACGCGGTCGCCTCCGCGCTGCATCCGTCCCTGACCTGGCCCGGTGCTCCCGGCCGGGCCCGGCTGTACGAGGCCACCGCCACCGCGACCGTGCTGGAGGACCTGCCCCGGCTGCTGCGTGACGGGGTCGTCGGCGAGGATCTGACCAGCAGGGACGGCAGCACCACCGGCACCTACCGGATGCGGGCCGCGATCACCGAGCTGGCCCCCGGGTGGAGCACCGGCAAGACGCAGCTGCGCACCCATCAGCAGTCGCAGCACGCGGTGACGGACACAGCGGGCAAGGGCCGTGGCGGTGCCTTCGGCGTCGGTCCGGCGGCGGGGTTCGGTGTCCTCGGGAACGCGGCCGCCGTCCGCGGCACCGTCATGCCCGTCGCCGGTGCGCGCAAGGCGCGGTTCAGCGTGGCCGAGCAGACCGTGTCCAGCCGGCAGGGCGCGGAGGTCCGCGGCGAGAAGGTGCTCTATCTGGGCACCGTGCTGTTCACCGTCGAGGGCACCGGTCCGACCTCACCCCTGACCAGGGCGCGGGGCGGCGGCCGTACCGCGCACCACACGATGCGGGTCTGGGTCTCGCTGCGGGCCGACGAGGCCCAGGAGCTGGGGCTGCCCCTGCCCGAGGGGGTGACGGCCGGCGAGTTCGTCAAGCGTCCGGAACGTGCCGGGAAGGACGTCAAGGGCAAGGGGAAGGCAACCGCGACCGAGCAGGACCTGACGGAGAACGGCGAACGGGCGGGCGAGGACGGAGCCGCCGAGCACGACGTGCGGCACCTGCCGTTCGGCGCGATGGGCTCCAGCGTGGCGATCAGCCGGCTGGACACCGCGCCGATGATGCGGGCCGTGACGCGGCTGTTCGCCACCGATGCGCGGCTCGCCGGGTATCTTCCCGCCTTCGGGGAGGAGGAGCAGCCGCGTGATCTCAGCCCTGAGGAGGCCGAGGTCCAGCGGCGCAACTACCGCGAGCTGGTGACCGTACTGTCGGAGACCAACCTGCGGGTCAACAAGGACCAGTTGCTGTCCACCGGCGTCCGGGTGCGGTTGCGCCGCAAGTCCCGCTTCCACACGCACGACGTGCAGCTGAAGGTCACCGGTTCGCTGCGGGAGACCGGTCACCTCGGTGAGACCAAGGACTGGCTCGTCCGCAGCCACGCGGGCGTCACGAGCAACCTCCAGAGCGGGCGGGCGAGTTCACGCACGGTCGGCGGGATGGCGCTCGGCCAGTTCCGGCTGATCCCCGGCGCTCTGACCCTGTCGGCGCGTGCCGAGAAGGGCCGTACGACGACCCGGCGCGGCCTCGCCGGGCCGACCCTGCGCACCGACGTCCTCACCAACGGTTCCGAGGACGCGAGCGTGTTCGGCGGGGCGCTGAGCCTGAACGTCGACGTGACGATGACATCCCGGCAGCGCAAGGCGGCCCGCGCGCTCACCCCCGGCGCACCGGGCCGGGACGCGCCCGCCGCCGCGCGGGTCGGCACGCTGCCCCTCGACGCTCAGGACGTGCGTCTGCTCACCCCGACCGCGTTCACCCTGGACGGCGACGCCAAGCGGCAGCTGGACGAGGCGACCGCCGCCCGCAGGGCGGGCCACCGTGATACGCGGACGGAGTTCACGGCGGCGGGCATCGGTGACCTGGCCGGTCTGGCGTCGCGGCAGCTGGGCGGCAGGCGGGGTGTGCGGGACTGGACGCTGGTGGAGACCGTGGGCGACGGGCAGCCGGTGCGGGACCTGGCCTTCGAGCTGCTGGCGCGGGCCGCCGCCCGCAACAAGGAGGCGCGGGAGGACCGGGCGCTGGAGACGGAGGGGCTCGCGCCGCGGCTCGCGATCGAGGACCGGTTCAGCCCACAGGCGGTGACGGCCGCGCTGCGGCAGGCCGTCTCGGCCGGCTGGGTGGTGCAGAACCTGCGGCACGCGCGGCGGCTGGCCGGGCTGACCGGCGCGGTCGGCACCCGGTTCGCGCTGACCGGTGGGCGGGTCGTCCATCAGGGCACGG
The sequence above is a segment of the Streptomyces asoensis genome. Coding sequences within it:
- a CDS encoding S1 family peptidase, yielding MRRTRFKHVCLAALLTLAGLGGAGTLPAAASGGGATASSPSAADAAPASAALLDGMRKEFGLTKEQAVARLEAERDATALEPRARRTAGTAYAGSWFDAADGRLTVAVTSKSSQATRAAIRAEGAGVRVVEHSARVLDAAKSRIDRLSAPSGVSGWHVDAATNTVVVTVVRGEDSDNDVQRFLAQARAAGPVSVETVAATPRTFAAGTVGGDPYYTGNVRCSIGFSVHGGFVTAGHCGQAGAGVRGWDGSYIGNFQGSSFPDNDYAWVNVGSGWWTVPVVLGWGTVSDQLVRGSAEAPVGASVCRSGSTTHWHCGTVLAKNETVNYSQGAVHQMTKTSVCAEGGDSGGSFISGDQAQGVTSGGWGNCTGGGETWFQPVNEILSRYGLTLHTY